A single window of Nicotiana sylvestris chromosome 5, ASM39365v2, whole genome shotgun sequence DNA harbors:
- the LOC138869749 gene encoding uncharacterized protein — protein MNALIWNIRSVNTHQAFERLTKMHRKNHYEFVGLMEPKQQAKKLKRYINKIGLAQAISNVSNKIWAFIDEVVVMYNMVQQLTLRLFHTEKHAEFVLTLIYAKCHEIERIELWDSLYEMGRDMDAPWLVGGDFNVIWDEEEKFGGLPVSLNEIDDFRHYINMCNLFDLGFKGSIFTWWNERAEEDCIFKRLDRCLANVQFQQTFPGIEVQHLSKTGSDHSPMFLKCDIETLPVKKPFKFLNFWVEHATFKDVVKENWTADFSANPYILFNHKLKKN, from the coding sequence ATGAATGCTCTCATTTGGAATATAAGGTCAGTCAACACACATCAGGCTTTTGAAAGATTGACAAAAATGCACAGGAAAAATCACTATGAATTTGTAGGATTAATGGAGCCAAAGCAACAAGCAAAAAAATTGAAAAGGTACATAAACAAGATAGGACTTGCACAAGCAATTTCAAATGTTTCCAACAAGATCTGGGCTTTCATAGATGAGGTAGTTGTTATGTACAATATGGTACAACAATTAACACTACGATTGTTTCATACTGAAAAGCATGCGGAGTTTGTCCTAACATTGATATATGCTAAATGTCATGAAATTGAGAGGATAGAATTATGGGATTCTTTATATGAAATGGGAAGGGATATGGATGCACCATGGCTtgtaggaggagatttcaatgtaaTATGGGACGAAGAAGAGAAGTTTGGTGGGTTACCTGTGTCTTtgaatgaaattgatgattttcgaCACTACATCAACATGTGCAATCTCTTCGACCTTGGATTTAAAGGTagcatatttacatggtggaatgagAGAGCAGAGGAAGACTGTATATTCAAAAGGCTAGACAGATGCTTGGCCAATGTTCAGTTCCAACAAACATTTCCAGGAATAGAGGTGCAACATTTGTCAAAGACTGGTTCCGATCATAGTCCAATGTTTCTGAAGTGTGATATTGAGACTCTACCAGTAAAAAAGCCTTTTAAGTTCTTGAATTTTTGGGTGGAACATGCGACTTTTAAAGATGTGGTGAAAGAGAATTGGACAGCTGATTTCAGTGCAAATCCTTATATTCTTTTTAAtcacaagttaaaaaaaaattaa